tcttattgaaattctcaattatcgtggatttatcggtggtgacagtgtttcctagcctcagtgcagtgggcaactgGGAGAAGGTGCTCCTATTccccatggactttagtgtcccaaaacttttttggagtttgtgctacaggatgcaaatttctgtctgaaaaagctagcctttgctttcctaactgcctgtgtattttggttcctaacttccctgaaaagttgcatatcgcgggggctattcaatgctaatgcagtatgccacaggatgtttttgtgctggtcaagggcagtcagggatatatctgttcctggttctacattttttgaatggggcatgcttatttaagatggtgaggaaagcacttttaaagactaaccaggcatcctctactgacggaatgaggtcaatatccttccaggatacccgggccaggttgataaGAAAGGGCTGCTCGCTgatgtgttttagggagcgtttgacaatgatgaggggaggtcgtttgaccgcagacccattatggacacaggcaatgaggcagtgatcgctgagatcctgattgaagacagcagaggtgtatttggagtagaggtcgaccgattaatcagaatggctgatttaattagggccgatttcaagttttcattacaatcggaaatcggtatttttggatgccgattctgccgatttttttttatttgtattttttaatttaaaaaaaatttttattattattttttaaatttatttttttacacatttaactaggcaagtcagttaagaacacattcttattttcaatgacagcctaggaacggtgggttaactgccttgttcagggacagaattacagatttttaccttgtcagctcagggattcaatcttgcaaccttacggttaactagtccaacgctctaaccacctgcctcacgaggagcctgcctgttacgcgaatgccgtaagaagccaaggtaagttgctagctagcattaaacttatcttataaaaaaacaatcaatcaatcataatcactagttataactacacatggttgatgatattactagtttatctagcgtgtcctgcgttgcatataatcgatgtggtgcgcttttgcgaaaaaggactgtcgttgctccaacgtgtacctaaacatcaatgcctttcttaaaatcaatacacagaagtatagaTTGcatagattgtaggatggccggggtgtcaAGCACGTCTacgtttaggtcacctaacagcacgagcacTGAAGATAgattgggggcaatcaattcacatatggtgtccagggcacagctgggggcagaaggtggtctataggaagcagcaacggtgagagacttgtttctggaaaagtggatttttaaaagtagaagctcaaattgtttgggcatagcctgcagagttctgtcttactatccaggtctatctctgcagtagattgcaactccacccccttggcagttctatcttgtcagaaaatgttatagttaggaatggaaatttcagggtttttgatGGTCTTCCTAAgctaggattcagacacggctagggcatccgggttggcagagtgtgctaaagcagtgaatataaCAAACTTCGGGAGGAGGCTTCCAATGTtcacatgcatgaaaccaaggcttttacagttacagaagtcaacaaatgagagcgcctggggaaggggagtggagctaggcactgcagggcctggattaacgtCTACAACactagaggaacagaggaagagtaggataagggtacggctaaagactataagaactggtcgtctagtatgtaaaaggagcaggtttcggGGCACTGTAGAATGcatgtcatcgcgtgactcccaagtttacttccaatatgatggttattatatcaatatttgcgcataaaaaaCATTTATCACCATTTCTCTAATTAATtgtacagacacacaaagatcccaccttgtctagcgtgttttgtcgacatttgggaAGTTTAGACTTGCTGTTTCATTCAGGCCTGTCAAACTAATTCTGACATGTACTTAACGTGCATAAAAGGGTTGACTGGAAACCTGGTTAATGCCAGAAAGATTTTTAGGGGACCATAAGCATCTGGTTGGTGTAAAACCTACTGTTGATGGTAATATTTGGAAGGACCTGTTCGGGAATGAGTTTGCCTGCACAAAATATTTTGGTTTCTCAAGATGGTAAACTTAAGACTAATGCTGTTGATGACTTTGATATATAGATTTTATTGGTGATCATTCTGAAAggaaactcttttttttttttttttcctatcTGATCCCACCCCACCCAGCTTCTCCCATCTGACCCTAACCTATCCTTTTGTCTGAAATACCTGTTAATCAGAACAGGGGGTCCCCCTCCTTGACACTACTCCTTTCCTATTGGACGATCCATCCCAAAACATGTCCCCCTTCTCTTTCACTTTTaatcctctgtctccccttaccTCTTTaaaacctgtacctctttattaGAGGCTCTTTATTCGCTACCAAACAGAGACAACAGGTGATGTCATCTTAGTGCGCCCTTAAGGGGGTTATGCACCTAGAATGCTAACGCACTGTTCACATTATCAGTGCATTGCACAAGCAAGAGAATCACATAGGGAATTGATTATCATATTCTTGGATGTTGAACTTGAATTTTCAATAATGGTGAAATTTTTCTGATTTGAAAGTTATTTTGGTTAAAggttctcttcctccctttccgcTAACGCTCCTATTTTTACTCTTTTCAGTGTAAAAGTAAATTGCCTACACGTCAGGGGACTTTATAGCCTACTGGACTGTTTGGATGAATCTGAAAAGGGGGAAATCTCTTCTACTTTCCTGCTACGTCCCATACATTCAACTATTGTCTGTTTCTGAAAGTTTCTCTGCTGGATTTCTCTCTTATTTCCCCATTTTTGATTTGATGAACTCTTGTATGTGGCCTCTTCCAGGATGGATTAATGTTAATGGGTACATTTTCAAATTAAATGTGCACAAACCACCTTGgttgtctctgtgttattgttgGAATTTCCAGGTACTGGTAGCTTTGATTGGATGGTAAGATTTGCCATCTTTATCCTCTCACCCTCTAGCCTCTGACCTGACCCTGTGTACCTTCACTATGTCACTTTAATTTTGCCTGCCTCCCTCTGTCGTTTTTAttcttctttccctccctttctgtctttgGGTTTGCATGTGGTTCTGTCATGAATTCTCCTCTGCAGTGATTTGCTTTGCTGGGGTTTCCCCCTTCTAGGTGGAGTGTGGTATGAGCCGGAGGTGTGGTAAGAGGAATGGCATGGGCATGTGTGACGTGGTGTATGATTGAGTGTGTAGTTGTGCACACGGCAGCTCAGGATACAGAACTAGATCAGAGCTGTACAGATCAGATATGACTTAGAAAAATGACTTTATGTGAATATTCTGTTATTGTAGGTGTTATGTAGGGTAATTCACATGCTCTGTAAATCCACTTATTTCTTTGAGTATTGTGTTGTAGAGCATGGCTTACTCGGGCAGTGTGGTGTTGGTTCCCTTCAAAGATCGATGCCATCTTTACTGATTTATACatttccctccctcctgtttcaGGTGAGGAAGCAGTAGccgatggagaggaggaagcagaggaggCGGCGGCTGGAGAGGAGCCTGCAGCTGAAGAGGCTGTAGAGGCGGAAAACGTAGCAGAACTTGCTGAAGAGACCGAGGCAGTCTCTGAAGAACCTGCTGTGGAGGCAGCAGTAGAGGAAGTGGCTGTAGTAGAAGCAGAGACTGTGGTGGAGGAGGTCGCAGAGGCTGTCGCCGAGGCTGCTGAAGAGGTCGTTGAGGTGGCCATGGAAGTAGAGGCGGCAGCAGAGGAAGTGGTCATAGTGGCCGAGGCCATGGAGGATGCTGCAGAGGCCATTGCCGTGCCCGCCTTCCCCGAGGAAGCAGTTGCTGTGGTAGAGCCAGAGAGCAATGGTACGGCCACACAGGAGGAGGTAGCCCCCGAGGCTGCTGTTACTGCGGTGTAACGGGCGCGTACACTGTCCTTCACCACCAGCCCAACACGCATACACACTGATAGACAAGCAACTAGAGGAAGGTTAGGTGTGCACTATTTACCCACACCATATAATACAGTACCACCTAAAACTGATCCCACCTTTTCCAAAAAACACTTTAGAGCTTGACTCCTGAGATGTAAAGGTTCTTCTCTGGAAAGAACACATTTTATTTATTAGAGTTTATATAGATGGCAGAGGTGTAATTAATGATATGACTGATTAAGTTAAAGTGAGAAGACTGAGTAGAATATTGTTATTCCCCCCTTCACACTAGAAGCTTCCAGACTTTGTGGGGTTTGATTACTTTATGTAGTTCAGTCTCTCCTGGCTGTGTACAGTATAGTTGTTGTGATTCCTGGAGATGGTAAAAGCACTAAAAAGCTTTCATTGCTGAGGCTGTGTTTTCCTGAATTCCCAATCCAAACAACAGCAGATCGCCACAGTGAGAACCTTTAGGAAGTGGCAGTGATGTCATCAGTGCTATCTCTTGCACAGTTAAGGATGTAATGGTTTCAACCTTGTGTCATTACAGTAAGGATACAAACACACAGCTGCAAATCACTTCTCCCTCCAAACGACCTTTTCacccttctcccttcctctcaaaCATGGCCCACTCATCTTTCACCATTCTGTTTATGATCTCCACTGACCTAGCGTATCAACAATCTTTAACCTCTCACCGCATGCAACCAAAAACAGGAAAACACCTCAAATGAGCCATTTGATTATTCTGTTTGTAATGTGTACGCCCAGTCCACGGCTAACCAATCACTACTACTCAGGGTTTATTTGGGAGatattacatttactgtacttttttaAGCCTCTTTTAATATGCTTCTCTGCCAGATATCACTGAGTTGGTACACGCCGACGTAATGATGAAAGCTTTGTTTAAACCTAACCCGCTGCACATCTCGTGCAGCCGTGTGATAGCTTCTGCTAGTACAGACAACCCTACCTGTGCACGCTCTgtgactgtaacacaacaaactgtTGCCGTGTGTTTTATTCTCCACTGTCAAACTGGAACTTTGAGGGAATGACCTCGTAAGGTTAACTTGATGAACTCAACCATGTGGTCATTCAGATgttgctctttaaaaaaaaaaaaactggttcACGCAGTGAGTAGTTGTGTAATGGGACTTCATCGAGCCAAACAATAAAAGTATTGAGAGACTGGAAAGATCCCCTCCcgtgtttaatttgtctggattTGGTTTGCTTGCGCGAATACGCTACGCTTGTAGGGCTTTCGGCTGCAGAAAACCAGTGTCTTTCCAAAACAATGGTTTCCATCACAAGGTCAAATGACAAGACAATCTGCCTTCAGAATGTTAGAAATGTGATAATTGCGTAAATATCAAAACACCTTTAACCAAACGTtctaatatatttttatataatatactatagttTTACCATTTAAGGACCTGGGGATAAATCCACCACACTGACACGAGTTAATTCATCTCTGCACTGTTGCCCCACGAGTGGACAAATGATTTACTCTAGAGCAGCACACACATCCGAATCTCCCTAGTTGTGAaaatatgtcaagaccaatgtgtTTCAAATCAAACCATTATcccatttggtgtgtgtgtgtgtgtgtgtgtgtgtgcctttgtgaTATTTGGCAGGAAGGCATTTTATTTGAGGTGGCCTCTTTTTATAAAGGGTGGTTGGCAACATGCAAAATGATGGTCTTTTACATGTATATTCTGATACACTTATTTTAATGTCTGTATTCACATTTAGAAATGACTCAATCATACTTCTATTCTTACAAGGTATTTTGTGCTGCGTACATGCACTATGTGGAATTTTTATGCTCAGTTAAATGCTATTCCAGACACTAACTTCATCACTTTCTGTACCCTCATCTGCTCAATGGAACAATGTAGTGGTACACGGCAATGCCTTTCTTTGCTATGCCTGCTATCTGCACCCATGTCACTGCTGGTTGGAGGTGCTATAGCAGGACTTGctcaatggaatggagtcaaacgtggtttccatatgtttgaaaCCATTCCATTCATGCCATTCGGACCTTAATGATTCTGCACCTGTAGGCTCCATCCTAACCCACTCAATACCACCCATTCTCCTGCGGTCACTCAGTGCTCTGGTGGGTACATTCTTTCCATTGTCTGCTAGCCTGCCTTGGTCAAATGCATTTCTGCTTTGCATTATTCACCAAAAATgtgcccctccccccaaaaatgtacatGTCTTAGTTGAAATGTGGGAGTTTTGGAAAATGAGATGAATGCAATAGAGGTCAATGCCACTGCATGGTGAAGGTCTATATTCACCTCCAACTGGACAATATAGATGCAAATGCAAGAAATGGTCTCAACCCATTCGGATTGCCTTTTTCTCCCTGTAGAAGCTCTAGCTAATGCCTGTCTTGTCTTTCGTTTTTGCAAagattttttactttatttgtacAACTCAAACTACCCTTTTCGGATTAGTCTCACTGAGTCTTTCAACTAGCATGGCTTCCCTGTAAGTCATTGACTTCTGTCTGGCTAATGGCTAAGTGGTGTTTGTCTGCACTTGCTCGTATTCTCCCTAACCCATGAAGTCAAGTGATTGTAACGTTTCTGGTTAAACTGCACTTTTCAAACAAGAATGTGTGACCATCTCTTGGGATTTGTACACAAAATACTACAACTTCCATGTTGGCATGGCTAACTGCTTGTGTTTTTCTCGGTCGCCTTTTTACACATCACATTGGTTGAGTGTGGTACggtgacttattccacattttgttatgttagtcttattctgaaattgattttttttttaatgttaaaaATCTAGACACTACCCCATGattaaaaacaggtttagaaatgtttagaaatgtattaaaaaataaactgaaatatcacatttacatacagtaccagtcaaaagtttggacgcacttactcattccaggggttttctttatttttcctatttcctacattggagaataatagtgaagacatcaactatgaaataacacatgaaatcatgtagtaacccaaaaagtgtgaaacaatcaaaatagatttgagattcttcaaagtagccaccctttgccttgaagacagctttgcacacttttggcattctctcaaccagcttcatgaggtagtcacctggaatgcatttcaattaacaggtgtgcctagataaaagtcaatttgtggaatttcttaaatGGTCAAataagaagagagaggacagtccatcattactttaagacatgaagttcagccAATCCGGAAACTTTCAAGACTTAAAGAGCAGTCACAAAACctgtcaagcgctatgatgaatctggctctcacgaggaccgccacaggaaaaggaaatccagagttacctctgctgcagaggatacgttcattagagttgacTGCACCTCatattgcagcacaaataaatgcttcacacagttcaagtaacagacacatctcaatatcatatgttcaggggagactgtgaatcaagccttcatggtcaaattgctgcaaagaaaccactacgaagaagtgacttgcttggtccaagaaacacaagcaatgggcattagaccagtggaaatctgttctttggtctgatgagtccaaattttagatttttggttccaaccgctgtgtctttgtgagacgcagagtaggtgaacggatgatcttatgtgtagttcccaccgtaaagcatggaggaggcggtgtgggggtgctttactggtgacaatagtaaccagcatggctaccacagcattctgcagcgataagccatcccatctggtttgcacttatcatttgttttacaacaggacaatgacccaaaatacacctccaggctatgtaagggctattttaccatggagagtgatggagtgctgcactagatgacctggcctccacaatcatctgacTTCAACCCAAATGGaatggtttgtgatgagttggatcacagagtgaaggaaaagcagccaacaagtgctcagcatatgtgggaactccttccagactgttgcactcctcatgaagctggttgagagtgtgcaaagctggcaagagtgtgcaaggcaaaggttggctactttgaagaatctgaaatataaaatgtattttgattgaactttttgggttactacatgatgccatatgttatttcatagttttgatgtcttcactattattctacaatgtagaaaatagtaaaaaataaagaaaacccctgaaatgattaggtgtgtccaaacttttgactggtactgtaagtaccttttgactggtactgacccttgactcagtactttgttgaagcacctttggcagcgattatagccttgtcttgttgggtatgacgctacaactgCCGGTTATGGGGCCAACCCCCAGGACTTTGGGCCTCTTGTCTGACTTGCTCGCTCCCTCCAGCACCACGACAATGTACTCTGTATTACAGAGAATAAGACaacagtatttggggagtttctcccattcttatctgaagatcctctaaagctctgtcaggttagatgggttGTGTCGCTgcaagctattttcaggtctttccagagatgttcaagtcccgactctggctgggccactcaaggacaatcagagacttgtcctgaagccactccagcgttgtcttggctttttgcttaaggtcgttgtcctgttgtaaggtgttccttcaccccagtctgagcgctttggggcaggttttcatcaaggatctctcggtACTTTacaccgttcatctttccctcgatcctgactagtctcccagtccctgccactgaaaaacatccccacaacatgatgctgccaccttgcttcactgtaggaatggtattggccaggtgatgagtggttcctggtttcctctagatgtgacacttgacattcaggccaaagagttcaatcttggttacttttgaccagagaatcttgtttctcatggtctgagagtcttttaggtgttTGTGGCAAATTCCTTGTGCCTTTTCTTGattagtggcttccgtctggccactctatcataaaggcctgattggtgaagtgctgcagagatggttgtccttctggaaggttctcccatcgccacagaggaactctggagttctgtcagagtgaccatcaggttcttggtcccctccctgaccaaggcccttctcccccgattgctcagtttggccaggcggccagctctagggagagtcttggtggttccaaacttcttccatttaagaatgatgaaggcctctgtgttctttgggacctttaatgctgcagaaatgttttggtacccttcctcagatctctgcctcgacagaatcctgtctcggagctctacagacaattcctttgatctcatggcttgggttttcctctgacatgtactgtcaactgtgggaacttttatatagacaggtgtgtacctttccaaatcatgtccaatcaatttaatttaccacaggtggactcccaagttgtagaaacacctcaaggatgatcaatgaaaacaggatgcacctgagctcagtttcgagtctcatagcaaagggtctgaatagttatgtatttgttttgtatttttaatatatttgctcatcgctttgtcattgtgtgtgttgattgaggatttttatttatttaatccattttggaattcggctgtaacgtaacaatgtggaaaaagttgagcggtctgaatactttccgaatgcactgtatgttgattgagttggagatatTGAGTCTTTTTGTAACATGAGTGTGAGTGATGTATCGGCGCTTGGTTTTATTTTTCAGTGGCACCAGTCGCTATGGCTGCAGCCTCTGCTTTGGCGGTGACAACAGTCGCTGAAGTAGTTTTAGAAGTCAAGGAGGCTGCCCCTGTAGAGGTCCCAGCTGCAGAAGAAGCCTCTCCAGTTGAGGCCGCACCCATAGAAGAGGCTCCAACTGCAGTCGAAGAAGCTCCAATTGAGGCTGCCGCAGCAGAGATTGTGGAGGCAGACGCTGCTCCTGTGGAGGCAGACGCTGCTCCTGTGGAGGCAGACGCTGCTCCTGTGGAGGCAGACGCTGCTCCTGTGGAGGCAGACGCCGCTCCTGTGGAGGCAGACGCCGCTCCTGTGGAGGCAGACGCCGCTCCTGTGGAGGCAGACGCTGCTCCTGTGGAGGCAGACGCTGCTCCTGTGGAGGCAGACGCTGCTCCTGTGGAGGCAGACGCTGCTCCTGTGGAGGCAGACGCTGCTCCTGTGGAGGCAGACGCTGCTCCTGTGGAGGCAGACGCTGCTCCTGGAGGCAGACGCTGCTCCTGTGGAGGCAGACGCTGCTCCTGTGGAGGCAGACGCTGCTCCTGTGGAGGCAGACGCTGCTCCTGTGGAGGCAGACGCTGCTCCTGTGGAGGCAGACGCTGCTCCTGTGGAGGCAGACGCTGCTCCTGTGGAGGCAGACGCTGCTCCTGTGGAGGCAGACGCAGCGCTGCTCCTGTGGACGCTGCTCCTGTGGAGGCAGACGCTGCTCCTGTGGAGGCAGACGCTGCTCCTGTGGAGGCAGACGCTGCTCCTGTGGAGGCAGACGCTGCTCCTGTGGAGGCAGACGCTGCTCCTGTGGAGGCAGACGCTGCTCCTGTGGAGGCAGACGGCTCCTGTGCTCCTGTGGAGGCAGACGCCGCTCCTGTGGAGGCAGACGCCGCTCCTGTGGAGGCAGACGCCGCTCCTGTGGAGGCAGACGCCGCTCCTGTGGAGGCAGACGCCGCTCCTGTGGAGGCAGACGCCGCTCCTGTGGAGGCAGAGACGCCAGCTGCTAAGGAGTACATTGTCGTGGTGCTGGACGGAGCGAGCAAGTCAGACAAGAGGCCCAAAGTCCTGGGGATTGGCCCCATGACCGGCAGGATTATCCCAGACGAAGACGAGGCccctgctgctgaggtaacaGGTAACTTGACAAATTAACAGGATGCAACTGATGAGGTAACCTagcctagcaggtagcctag
This genomic stretch from Oncorhynchus tshawytscha isolate Ot180627B linkage group LG21, Otsh_v2.0, whole genome shotgun sequence harbors:
- the mgarpa gene encoding protein MGARP isoform X2; the protein is MFLCRTAWQRCGHLARKSAYQLSRDVLPRRQMSSLPGGTGDNIIYALLCGGAFVGAVAYTYSTVTTDHARFTDRVADINARPKTEWVPKPWPPKSRDEEEEGEEAVADGEEEAEEAAAGEEPAAEEAVEAENVAELAEETEAVSEEPAVEAAVEEVAVVEAETVVEEVAEAVAEAAEEVVEVAMEVEAAAEEVVIVAEAMEDAAEAIAVPAFPEEAVAVVEPESNGQATAA
- the mgarpa gene encoding protein MGARP isoform X1 gives rise to the protein MFLCRTAWQRCGHLARKSAYQLSRDVLPRRQMSSLPGGTGDNIIYALLCGGAFVGAVAYTYSTVTTDHARFTDRVADINARPKTEWVPKPWPPKSRDEEEEGEEAVADGEEEAEEAAAGEEPAAEEAVEAENVAELAEETEAVSEEPAVEAAVEEVAVVEAETVVEEVAEAVAEAAEEVVEVAMEVEAAAEEVVIVAEAMEDAAEAIAVPAFPEEAVAVVEPESNGTATQEEVAPEAAVTAV